A window of Paenibacillus sp. 19GGS1-52 contains these coding sequences:
- the ilvB gene encoding biosynthetic-type acetolactate synthase large subunit, whose product MTGAELLVELLLKQEVDTIFGYPGGAVLPVYDALFDCKSIRHILVRHEQAAVHAADGYARATGRVGVSLVTSGPGATNAITGIATAFMDSVPLIILTGQVPTGMIGLDSFQEVDIYGMTMSITKHNYLVMKKADLPRILNEAFHLATTGRPGPVLIDLPKDVMMDNTPMLPEPTDARASVSIRGYKAEWEFSAAKLDLMAEKIRNARRPLFLIGGGCIAGATPALLHELAVSFDLPVASTLMGIGAFPSRHPLQLGMVGMHGTVAANRAVQAADVLICLGVRFSDRVTGKRGVYSPHSYKIQVDIDEAEFDKNIEVDLTLNSPIAAVLQGMLARLSEGSHPEWQEQISGWSRRPVQPQPVNRDGKLTPQEVIHCIDKATVADAIISTDVGQHQIWTAHHYNFKEPRSFLTSGGLGTMGYGFPAAIGAAVAFPDRQVVCISGDGSFQMNMQEIMTAVDLQLNVKVVILKNGYLGMVRQWQELFLNRRYSSVRISSPDFAALAASFGAQGYRASTMDEAIAVIERALNTEGPAIMEFDVIEETNVYPIVPPGASNLECIEE is encoded by the coding sequence ATGACCGGAGCGGAATTACTGGTAGAGCTATTGCTGAAACAAGAGGTGGATACGATATTCGGATATCCAGGGGGAGCCGTGCTGCCGGTATATGATGCTTTGTTCGATTGCAAGAGCATCCGACATATCCTGGTACGGCACGAACAGGCTGCTGTGCATGCAGCAGATGGATATGCAAGGGCAACGGGCAGGGTCGGAGTATCGCTCGTAACCAGCGGCCCTGGAGCAACTAATGCCATAACGGGCATCGCTACGGCATTTATGGATTCTGTGCCCTTGATCATTCTTACTGGACAGGTTCCAACCGGAATGATCGGCTTGGACAGCTTCCAGGAGGTAGATATATATGGGATGACCATGTCGATCACCAAACATAATTATTTGGTCATGAAAAAGGCGGATCTGCCGCGTATTCTCAATGAAGCCTTTCATTTAGCGACGACCGGACGACCGGGTCCAGTGCTGATCGATCTGCCTAAAGATGTCATGATGGACAACACTCCAATGTTACCAGAGCCTACTGATGCTAGAGCGTCTGTCTCGATACGCGGATATAAAGCGGAATGGGAGTTCAGTGCGGCGAAGCTGGACCTAATGGCCGAGAAAATCCGCAATGCCAGGCGTCCGCTGTTCTTGATTGGTGGAGGGTGTATAGCAGGAGCAACACCAGCCTTGCTGCATGAACTTGCTGTCTCTTTCGATCTGCCGGTGGCCTCTACACTAATGGGCATTGGCGCATTTCCATCACGACATCCGCTGCAGTTAGGTATGGTAGGGATGCATGGAACGGTGGCGGCGAACCGCGCTGTGCAAGCGGCCGATGTTCTAATCTGCCTTGGCGTAAGATTCAGTGATCGGGTGACGGGGAAACGCGGGGTATACTCACCACACTCCTATAAAATTCAGGTGGATATAGATGAAGCCGAATTTGATAAAAATATCGAGGTTGATCTTACGCTCAATAGTCCGATCGCCGCTGTGCTACAGGGAATGCTTGCCCGCTTATCGGAGGGGAGCCATCCCGAATGGCAAGAGCAGATTAGTGGCTGGAGTAGACGCCCCGTCCAGCCCCAGCCTGTTAATCGCGACGGGAAACTCACACCACAGGAAGTCATACACTGCATTGATAAGGCAACGGTTGCTGATGCGATCATTTCTACAGATGTGGGCCAGCATCAGATCTGGACAGCCCACCACTACAACTTTAAAGAGCCGCGCTCCTTCCTAACTTCAGGCGGACTTGGCACCATGGGGTATGGTTTCCCGGCAGCAATCGGTGCGGCTGTAGCTTTTCCCGATAGACAGGTCGTATGCATTAGTGGGGATGGAAGCTTTCAGATGAATATGCAGGAGATCATGACTGCCGTTGATCTGCAGCTTAATGTGAAGGTAGTTATTCTAAAGAACGGGTATTTGGGAATGGTGCGGCAATGGCAGGAGCTTTTCTTGAACCGAAGATACTCGTCAGTGCGTATCAGCTCACCAGACTTTGCTGCTCTTGCCGCGTCATTCGGTGCCCAAGGCTATCGAGCAAGCACCATGGACGAGGCTATAGCAGTTATCGAGCGTGCCCTGAATACCGAGGGGCCGGCTATTATGGAATTCGATGTGATCGAGGAAACGAATGTCTATCCAATCGTTCCCCCCGGCGCAAGCAATCTGGAATGTATTGAGGAGTAG
- a CDS encoding glycosyltransferase, whose product MPTINMLSSAHKVKAQGVLSAYIEQVNLVETELQENYKVTKNRFKSGDINHYHTIDLKFFLSIPFFKRSGTTVAYVHFVPETIEESLKLPTFAKKIFYTYMIWFYKSVDHIVVVNPYFIEVLQKYNIDEQKVTYIPNYVSEDRFYKYPEAQIIPIKQKYAIPLDKFVVLGVGQVQTRKGILDFVEVAKSLPQIQFIWAGGFSFGSITEGYKELKLIIENPPENVKFIGIITREEMNDIYNVCDLMFLPSFNELFPMSILEAIALKIPVLLRDLDLYHNILFDYYLKGENVADFVHIINSMQHKGEDYDLWSNNSWQCHEYYSKQHVLELWKQFYDDIYQQKRI is encoded by the coding sequence ATGCCAACTATTAATATGCTATCTTCAGCACACAAGGTAAAAGCTCAAGGGGTTTTGTCCGCATACATCGAACAAGTAAATTTGGTTGAAACCGAACTTCAGGAAAATTATAAAGTGACTAAAAATCGTTTTAAATCAGGCGATATTAATCACTACCATACTATAGATCTCAAATTTTTTCTGAGCATCCCATTCTTCAAACGATCTGGTACAACCGTAGCTTATGTTCATTTTGTGCCTGAAACTATAGAAGAAAGTTTAAAGCTGCCTACTTTTGCCAAGAAAATATTTTATACATATATGATTTGGTTCTATAAATCTGTAGATCATATTGTTGTGGTTAATCCCTATTTTATTGAGGTACTACAAAAATATAACATCGATGAGCAAAAAGTAACGTACATCCCCAATTATGTTTCTGAAGATCGTTTTTATAAATATCCTGAGGCACAAATCATTCCCATCAAACAAAAATATGCTATTCCACTAGACAAGTTTGTGGTCCTAGGCGTCGGGCAAGTTCAAACCAGAAAAGGAATATTGGATTTTGTCGAGGTTGCCAAAAGTCTTCCACAAATTCAGTTTATATGGGCAGGTGGTTTTTCTTTCGGTTCCATAACGGAAGGATATAAAGAACTGAAACTAATTATTGAAAATCCACCTGAGAACGTTAAATTTATTGGGATTATTACGAGAGAAGAAATGAATGATATCTATAATGTGTGTGATTTAATGTTTTTGCCTTCCTTTAATGAACTGTTTCCAATGTCCATACTTGAAGCTATAGCCTTAAAGATCCCAGTACTCTTAAGAGACTTGGATTTATATCATAATATTTTATTTGATTACTATTTAAAAGGTGAGAACGTCGCGGATTTCGTCCACATCATAAATTCTATGCAGCATAAAGGGGAAGACTATGATCTCTGGTCCAATAACTCCTGGCAATGTCACGAATATTATTCCAAACAGCATGTATTAGAATTATGGAAGCAGTTCTATGACGATATATACCAACAGAAAAGAATTTAG